Below is a genomic region from Roseovarius arcticus.
GAGGCCGAGCAGAACGCCGACGACGAGGAGCAGGACAGCGGGGGCGAGGACGACAGCGATACCGAAAATGCCGACGCAGACGCCGAACAATCGCAAGAAGAACAGCAAGATGCGTCTCAGGCCCAAGTCAGCATGGATGAAAGCGCTGCCGAGGATGCAGGCGACGAGGCTGACATGCCCGATGGCGAGGCCCCAATGGAGCCACCAGCGCCCGCGCCCTTTTCTGATGCGGACCCGAATTATCGAGTTTATTCCAGCACCTTCGACGAAGAAATCCACGCCGAAGATCTGGCCGAACCGGTAGAGCTGGAGCGCCTGCGCGCCTATCTGGACCAGCAGCTAGAGCCACTAAAAGGCGCGGTCAGCCGTCTCGCCAACAAGCTGCAACGCCGCCTGCAAGCGCAGCAAAGCCGAAGCTGGGAGTTTGACCGCGAAGAGGGTATTCTGGACGCTGGACGCCTCGCCCGCGTGGTGGCCAGCCCGACAACGCCGCTTAGCTTTAAGGTCGAAAAAGACACCGAATTTCGCGATACCGTCGTGACCTTGCTGCTGGATAACTCAGGCTCCATGCGGGGCCGCCCGATCAGCATCGCCGCGATCTGCGCCGACGTTCTGGGCCGCACGCTAGAGCGGTGCAACGTCAAGGTAGAAATCCTAGGCTTTACCACCCGCGCGTGGAAGGGCGGGCAAAGCCGAGAGGCATGGCTGGCCGAGGGCCGCCCGCAGCTGCCGGGCCGCCTGAACGATCTGCGGCACATCATCTATAAATCCGCCGACTCGCCCATGCGGCGGACGCGGCAAAACCTTGGCCTGATGATGAAAGAGGGGCTGCTAAAGGAAAATATCGACGGCGAGGCGCTGGAATGGGCGCACCGCCGGATGATGGCGCGCCGCGAATCGCGCAAGATCTTGATGGTGATCTCCGACGGCGCGCCGGTCGACGACAGCACCCTTTCGGTGAACCCCGCCAACTATCTGGAAAAGCACCTGCGCGATGTGATCGGCATGGTCGAAAAACGCAAAGCGGTAGAGCTGCTGGCCATCGGCATCGGCCATGACGTAACGCGCTATT
It encodes:
- the cobT gene encoding cobaltochelatase subunit CobT, whose product is MKKPSDNPADPFKKALAEATKVLAGDRELNISYSVDPSGVSGDAMRLPQISRRMTREEVLHARGTADALAMRHKYHNAKTHAKYAPPGAMARDIYEAMETARCEAVGARAMPGTASNIDAKIAAEAARAGYDQITDPADAPLATAAGYLIRHLATGRELPEGARNVMELRRGFIEGEAGETLENLQDTLADQSDFARFARKIIEDLGYGDQLGDDPDAEDDDQDDEAEQNADDEEQDSGGEDDSDTENADADAEQSQEEQQDASQAQVSMDESAAEDAGDEADMPDGEAPMEPPAPAPFSDADPNYRVYSSTFDEEIHAEDLAEPVELERLRAYLDQQLEPLKGAVSRLANKLQRRLQAQQSRSWEFDREEGILDAGRLARVVASPTTPLSFKVEKDTEFRDTVVTLLLDNSGSMRGRPISIAAICADVLGRTLERCNVKVEILGFTTRAWKGGQSREAWLAEGRPQLPGRLNDLRHIIYKSADSPMRRTRQNLGLMMKEGLLKENIDGEALEWAHRRMMARRESRKILMVISDGAPVDDSTLSVNPANYLEKHLRDVIGMVEKRKAVELLAIGIGHDVTRYYDRAVTITDVDQLAGAMTEQLAALFDSDPRARARVMGIRRVS